From a single Leishmania infantum JPCM5 genome chromosome 36 genomic region:
- a CDS encoding putative mitochondrial carrier protein — MLSTTSSSVSTPATEATGNSLASPSNASFSSVMPDTADDLSASSSGEEILVIPVHTIVDKVTPLCGLSVAELHALVLRYDTDGVGGLTEPQWSLFCHENRHAFSSLGEELLDFDRSGEYSVLVVKHGYEGTSNINAPRSFTKEVIRFIESFAAGGIAGAVSKTVIAPGDRVKIIFQVEPTRHFSLREAVYLGVETVQKFGITGLWIGNGATMLRVVPYAAITYASFDFYHSKLRFMFSRSNPDGSSDEARAVTLRFISGSLAGATSTTCTYPLDLMRARFAARSSSGKRRFPSYSAAFKEATSKQGFLSLYGGLFPTLVGIVPYAGCSFACFETLKHYIVKVSNLKSDKDIPTYQRLVAGGFAGLLAQSATYPLDIVRRRMQVTPRRYSSVIDALRTVYREEGIRQGLYKGLAMNWIKGPIATATSFTVNDLVKRRTRNYYETTVVYSSRHNIVTLPEAFLCGGVAAATAKFFSLPFDRLKILYQVGMTEKTSAKKGAQLLYQVVKQSPNMWTSGHVTMLRVVPYGALTYCFFDMFQLLAERLMYSHVATPYTNFAAGAAAASLGTTIVYPLDLLRTRVAVNAVPSFQSYFWLLRAMARRHGIGSLWKGCYFSMMGVGVLGGIGFALYDYLKERFGCHTFLQYMAAGATSGLAGSVITYPLNVMKRNRQAERVVYAQLGTSSVQSLLKSPKTVAFLYRKMPFSFTVSSLTFGISFAVNDWCRDVIAATRNDMLREMLFLPSFAVSKSMLSRGDTA; from the coding sequence ATGCTGTCGACAACCTCATCGTCCGTTTCGACACCTGCTACTGAAGCAACTGGCAACTCGCTTGCATCACCCTCGAATGCCTCATTTAGCAGCGTGATGCCGGATACCGCTGATGACCTCTCTGCATCTAGCTCGGGAGAGGAAATCCTCGTAATTCCAGTGCACACCATTGTGGACAAGGTGACCCCTTTGTGCGGTCTCTCTGTCGCCGAACTGCATGCTCTCGTTCTCCGATACGACACagacggcgtcggcggcctcACGGAGCCTCAGTGGTCGCTCTTCTGCCACGAGAATCGTCACGCTTTTTCGTCCCTGGGTGAGGAGCTTTTGGATTTCGACCGCTCCGGCGAGTACAGTGTCCTCGTCGTGAAGCACGGGTACGAAGGCACAAGTAATATAAACGCGCCGCGTTCATTCACTAAGGAAGTAATTCGGTTCATCGAGAGtttcgctgccggcggcatcgctggCGCTGTGAGCAAGACTGTCATCGCGCCTGGTGACCGTGTCAAGATCATTTTCCAGGTGGAACCGACACGTCACTTTAGCCTGCGCGAGGCTGTCTACCTCGGCGTGGAGACAGTGCAAAAGTTTGGCATTACTGGCTTGTGGATCGGCAATGGCGCGACGATGCTCCGTGTCGTTCCATACGCGGCTATCACCTATGCTTCGTTCGACTTCTACCACAGCAAGCTGCGCTTCATGTTCAGTCGCAGCAATCCAGACGGCTCGTCCGACGAGGCGCGGGCGGTGACGCTGCGTTTTATTAGCGGCTCGCTGGCAGGGGCCACTTCGACTACCTGTACCTACCCGCTGGACCTCATGCGTGCCCGATTTGCAGCTCGTAGCAGCTCCGGCAAGCGGCGCTTTCCTAGCTATAGCGCTGCTTTCAAAGAGGCCACATCTAAGCAAggctttctctccctctacgGCGGCCTTTTCCCTACGCTTGTGGGCATTGTGCCCTACGCGGGCTGCAGCTTTGCGTGCTTTGAGACGCTTAAGCACTACATTGTAAAAGTGTCTAACCTGAAGTCTGACAAGGACATCCCAACATATCAGCGACTGGTAGCTGGCGGATTTGCAGGCTTGCTCGCGCAGTCGGCGACATACCCGCTTGATAttgtgcggcggcgcatgcAGGTCACCCCACGGCGCTACTCGAGTGTCATCGACGCATTACGAACGGTGTATCGGGAGGAAGGGATTCGTCAGGGGCTCTACAAGGGCCTTGCCATGAACTGGATCAAAGGTCCCATTGCCACCGCGACGAGCTTCACTGTGAATGATCTTGTAaagcgacgcacacgcaactACTACGAGACGACGGTCGTGTACTCGTCGCGCCACAACATTGTCACGCTGCCGGAGGCATTCCTCTGCGGCGGggtggctgccgccacggccaaGTTCTTTTCCTTGCCTTTTGACCGGCTCAAAATTCTGTATCAAGTGGGCATGACCGAGAAAACCTCGGCAAAGAAgggagcgcagctgctgtacCAAGTCGTCAAGCAGAGTCCGAACATGTGGACGTCGGGCCACGTCACAATGCTGCGCGTGGTACCGTACGGTGCCTTAACGTACTGCTTCTTCGATATGTTTCAGTTATTGGCGGAACGGTTAATGTACTCGCATGTGGCCACACCGTACACCAacttcgccgccggcgctgccgccgcgtcgcttGGGACGACGATCGTGTACCCACTCGATCTTCTGCGTACGCGTGTCGCTGTGAACGCCGTTCCCAGCTTTCAGTCATATTtctggctgctgcgcgccatgGCTCGACGTCACGGCATCGGTTCACTTTGGAAAGGCTGCTACTTTTCCATGATGGGCGTGGGTGTTCTCGGCGGCATCGGGTTCGCCTTATATGACTACTTGAAGGAGCGATTCGGATGCCATACCTTTTTGCAGTATATGGCTGCTGGCGCGACGTCGGGGCTGGCTGGCTCCGTGATAACGTACCCACTGAACGTCATGAAACGTAATCGCCAGGCGGAGCGTGTCGTGTACGCGCAGTTGGGCACGAGCTCCGTGCAATCGCTGCTCAAAAGCCCTAAAACGGTTGCCTTCCTCTACCGCAAGATGCCCTTCTCTTTCACGGTGAGTAGCCTTACGTTTGGTATCTCGTTCGCAGTGAACGACTGGTGTCGAGATGTGATCGCGGCGACGCGCAACGATATGCTGCGCG
- a CDS encoding protein phosphatase 2C-like protein encodes MGDMLAKPETQKFSTVFETSHLRVGCCSMQGWRKSMEDAHVAQLNLNGNKDQAFFGVFDGHQSDEASRYCRAHMLDELLKNIAIYKDDVAKAFEVSFQEVDKQICKKFVSSGTTANCVYLSNQQIVCANAGDSRAVLYRGGKAVPLSVDHKPSVPAEEARIVAAGCHVENGRVNMTLAVSRALGDVDFKSCAAKSWVDQAVTACPDITITPSRSDDEFIVIGCDGIWDVLSNEECCELVKTLIQNNDIDKNGHPVAVDISLVCEQVLDRCLAQSNSVKAGTDNMTIIVVEFKPPFFKC; translated from the coding sequence ATGGGTGATATGCTCGCGAAGCCGGAGACTCAGAAATTCTCGACTGTGTTCGAGACGTCACACCTGCGAGTGGGGTGCTGCAGTATGCAGGGGTGGAGAAAGTCTATGGAGGACGCTCATGTAGCGCAGCTGAATCTAAATGGTAACAAGGACCAGGCTTTCTTCGGCGTTTTTGACGGCCATCAATCAGATGAGGCGTCACGCTACTGTAGGGCACACATGCTAGATGAGTTGCTCAAGAATATTGCTATATACAAGGATGACGTCGCGAAGGCGTTTGAGGTTTCTTTCCAAGAAGTCGACAAGCAAATTTGCAAGAAGTTTGTGTCCAGCGGCACCACGGCAAACTGTGTTTATTTGTCCAATCAGCAAATCGTTTGCGCAAACGCTGGTGATAGCCGCGCCGTGCTATATCGCGGTGGCAAGGCTGTTCCCCTCAGTGTAGACCACAAGCCTTCGGTCCctgccgaggaggcgagaATCGTTGCTGCTGGGTGCCATGTAGAAAATGGTCGGGTCAACATGACGCTGGCTGTCAGTCGGGCCTTGGGCGATGTCGACTTCAAATCTTGCGCTGCGAAGAGTTGGGTGGATCAGGCCGTCACTGCCTGTCCCGATATCACGATAACACCGTCACGAAGTGACGATGAGTTCATAGTAATCGGATGCGATGGCATATGGGATGTGCTGTCCAATGAAGAGTGCTGCGAACTTGTGAAAACATTGATTCAAAACAATGACATTGACAAGAACGGGCACCCTGTTGCCGTAGACATTAGCCTTGTCTGTGAGCAGGTTCTTGATCGCTGCCTCGCCCAATCGAACTCGGTGAAGGCCGGTACCGACAACATGACTATCATCGTGGTCGAATTCAAGCCGCCATTTTTCAAGTGCTAA
- a CDS encoding putative small nuclear ribonucleaoprotein, translating into MADTSNATKDIPSSLVFEALHSRVTVETVEGDLYKGTLAAFDVSRGNIELVDVRHHAKDSSFGFYERVTVRGSKIRIILLPSEMKAAPSLQWRRESVQQELKKSLKHVPALRPVVPAPRPLRIKKAQPKNDKSKQLRKKLR; encoded by the coding sequence ATGGCAGACACTTCAAACGCCACGAAGGATATTCCTTCTTCTTTAGTTTTTGAGGCCCTGCACTCGAGGGTGACGGTGGAAACCGTCGAGGGTGATCTGTACAAAGGAACACTGGCAGCTTTCGATGTTTCACGAGGAAACATTGAGCTGGTTGATGTTCGGCACCACGCAAAAGATTCCAGTTTCGGGTTTTACGAGCGGGTTACTGTTCGTGGCTCAAAAATACGAATCATTTTACTGCCTTCAGAGATGAAGGCAGCGCCCTCTCTGCAGTGGCGCCGAGAGTCGGTGCAACAGGAACTCAAGAAGTCGCTGAAGCACGTACCTGCCCTCCGACCAGTCGTGCCCGCCCCACGACCGCTTCGCATCAAGAAGGCACAACCCAAGAACGACAAGAgcaagcagctgcgcaaaaAATTGCGCTGA
- a CDS encoding putative ubiquitin-like protein, producing MAVTIKLANGSQHTVEVPDFSVTVAEFKKQIAEMLEIPASEQRIIMRGKVLKDDAVLSAIGMEDGSVIHVVRSKKSGAAASSTNASSTLAASDPTSSPNVQPSTTTPAQPVPAQTAANPYAALMSNFGAPQTQQPVPGAAGFPAAGNPFAGMGMGMGMGGGMGGAVNPTPQQAMELMQNPMMQQMMQQALSNPQFMQYIIQNSPQLAGLQQDQQQAIIEMMRNPYMMQQAMAMMGSLGGAGGAPLATSQAPSTPAVGAGFNPAMFAPPVPQGNPREVYREQLQLLRDMGFPNEEANIAALQQAQGNVQFALERLLGA from the coding sequence ATGGCAGTCACTATTAAACTTGCGAATGGCAGTCAACATACGGTTGAGGTGCCGGATTTCAGCGTCACAGTTGCAGAGTTTAAAAAGCAAATAGCGGAAATGCTAGAAATCCCAGCCAGTGAGCAGCGCATCATTATGCGAGGCAAGGTGTTGAAAGATGATGCTGTGCTTTCGGCAATCGGCATGGAGGACGGCAGCGTTATACACGTCGTGCGGAGCAAGAAGAgtggggcggcggcctcaTCGACGAATGCTTCAAGCACCCTGGCTGCCAGCGATCCTACTTCATCGCCGAACGTACAGCCGTCCACTACCACACCCGCCCAACCTGTACCGGCGCAGACTGCTGCAAATCCATATGCAGCTCTGATGAGCAACTTTGGTGCACCGCAAACACAGCAGCCTGTTCCCGGTGCTGCTGGGTTCCCGGCAGCAGGGAACCCTTTTGCAGGCATGGGGATGGGAATGGGCATGGGAGGTGGAATGGGGGGAGCTGTCAATCCCACACCACAGCAAGCTATGGAACTGATGCAGAATCCGATGATGCAGCAAATGATGCAACAGGCACTCAGCAACCCCCAGTTTATGCAGTACATTATTCAAAACTCTCCCCAGCTGGCGGGCCTGCAGCAGGACCAACAGCAAGCTATTATTGAAATGATGCGAAATCCGTACATGATGCAGCAGGCAATGGCAATGATGGGAAGCTTAGGAGGTGCGGGTGGTGCGCCACTGGCAACTTCGCAGGCTCCTTCGACTCCAGCCGTAGGGGCTGGGTTCAATCCTGCAATGTTTGCACCTCCTGTTCCACAAGGCAATCCACGAGAGGTTTATCGCGAGCAACTGCAGCTGTTGCGAGATATGGGATTTCCCAATGAGGAAGCGAACATTGCTGCTCTTCAGCAGGCCCAGGGCAATGTTCAGTTCGCATTGGAGCGGCTTCTTGGTGCATGA